One segment of Prionailurus bengalensis isolate Pbe53 chromosome X, Fcat_Pben_1.1_paternal_pri, whole genome shotgun sequence DNA contains the following:
- the LOC122477060 gene encoding endogenous retrovirus group S71 member 1 Env polyprotein-like, with protein MVTYGCGHRDQEQKLANILGLYSCPANRKVECEGRGQYHCAKWGCETLAPWLAGQGHDPLITLLRTPDPKCKTQGKCNPTKICLKKVSSSSTFSSSWDTGHTWGLRMYAPGIDKGISFTIQRVKRKTPPNPVGPNKDMILHPPLFLTVPSQPTSQSGAPTKLELPTTGHIQNPFSPETHWLDAVDSMYAWLNSSHTEIVQDCWLCLNLKPPYYVGVATNASIGQDIEKHVVKLLNPSTTLCPWGSRPILTLGDLQGQGWCIVSQEYNWQNSPYKNSCAEVYIPSSSDTDSAQSIAYRALTGAWFACSSGITPCIAAAYFGVGTQEICILVHILPQIYLYSGEAGREHLRLFEGHSRVKRAAPVLIPLLVGLGIAGSTAIGTAGLIVGDQNFKTVSKQVDRDLGYLETSISWLEHQVDSLAKVVLQNRRGLDLLFMKEGGLCVALGETCCFYANNSGVI; from the coding sequence ATGGTTACCTATGGATGCGGACACAGGGATCAAGAACAAAAATTGGCTAACATACTAGGGTTATACAGTTGCCCTGCAAATAGAAAGGTCGAATGTGAAGGAAGAGGCCAATACCATTGTGCAAAATGGGGTTGTGAAACGCTGGCCCCCTGGCTGGCAGGACAGGGCCATGATCCCTTAATCACCCTCCTTAGAACTCCAGACCCCAAATGTAAGACTCAAGGAAAATGTAACCcaacaaaaatatgtttaaaaaaggtTTCTAGTTCCAGtaccttttcctcttcctgggaCACTGGACACACTTGGGGTCTCAGGATGTATGCTCCAGGAATTGACAAGGGCATTTCCTTTACTATACAACGGGTTAAAAGAAAAACTCCACCCAATCCGGTAGGGCCAAACAAGGATATGATTTTACACCCCCCACTCTTTCTGACTGTCCCTTCCCAACCTACCTCACAATCGGGTGCCCCCACAAAGTTGGAATTACCAACTACAGGTCATATCCAGAACCCGTTCTCCCCTGAGACGCATTGGCTAGATGCAGTAGATTCTATGTATGCTTGGCTAAATTCATCTCACACTGAGATTGTACAAGATTGTTGGCTGTGTTTAAACCTTAAACCCCCATATTATGTGGGAGTGGCTACAAATGCTAGCATTGGACAAGACATAGAAAAGCATGTCGTGAAATTGCTAAATCCAAGCACAACATTGTGCCCTTGGGGTTCACGACCAATTTTAACCCTAGGAGACCTCCAAGGGCAGGGTTGGTGTATAGTGTCCCAAGAATATAATTGGCAGAACTCCCCTTACAAAAACTCTTGTGCAGAAGTGTATATTCCAAGTAGTTCAGATACTGATAGCGCCCAAAGTATAGCATACCGAGCCCTTACTGGAGCCTGGTTTGCTTGCTCATCAGGAATTACCCCCTGCATTGCAGCCGCATACTTTGGGGTCGGCACCCAAGAGATTTGTATCCTAGTTCATATTCTCCCACAAATATACCTATATAGCGGAGAAGCGGGGAGAGAACATCTACGTCTATTTGAAGGACATTCCAGGGTAAAAAGGGCAGCACCAGTCCTCATTCCACTCCTAGTGGGACTGGGAATTGCGGGATCCACAGCTATTGGAACTGCTGGACTCATTGTGGGGGACCAAAATTTCAAAACTGTAAGCAAGCAAGTGGACCGAGACCTAGGCTACTTGGAAACTTCAATTTCTTGGCTAGAACACCAAGTAGACTCTTTAGCCAAGGTTGtattacaaaacagaagagggcTTGATTTACTCTTCATGAAGGAAGGGGGCCTCTGCGTGGCCCTCGGAGAAACGTGCTGTTTTTATGCGAACAATTCCGGAGTAATCTGA